DNA sequence from the Corynebacterium yudongzhengii genome:
CCGACCGCGTGATCAGGCGGCTCGGCCAGCAGGTTGTTGTAATTCGACAAAGCCCCCTGTGACCCGCGTGATGTTCGTGACGTGCTGATGGGCCCGGGCGATCGTCAAAGTCCACCGACACCGACCAGTCGATCAGGTCTTCCGTATCGGCCTGTCTAAGAAGTCGCTGAAAGATCACGTCCCAGGTGTCCGTCCTTGGCCATCCGGTTGTGCCAGGTGTAGACCGTCTGCCAGGACCCGAAGCAGGCGGGCAGGTCACACCGCGCGATCCCTGCCCGAAGGCAGTAGAGGATGGCCTCGAGCATCTGCCGGGGATCGGAGAACGGTCGGCCTTTTCTCCCCGTGCGACGGGGCAGAAGCTCTTCGACCATCTCCCACTGGGCATCACTCAACATGTGAAAACGCGACACGGGAGCCAGGGTCCCATGCCACGCTTCCCTCAATTATCAGACACGCCCTAAGCCTCCGGGTCGGGGTTCTCATCCTCGACCGGCGGGAAGTAGAGCCCCTCGACGCCGCCAGGACGTGCCCAGCGGACCTCGAGGCGATCGCGGGTGCCGAAACGCACGAGGTGGCGGCCGACGACCGACTCGACTTTCTCGAGGTAGTCATCGTCGGTGTCGATCTGTAGCAACAGCACGCCGTCACCGACGATCATCTCCACTTCACCGCGGACCTGCTCGCGGCTAAAACTCAGATGGCCGCGGCCTTCCTCGGGGTCGAAGCGAGTCTCGATCTTCTTCGCGAAATGCGATGCTAGCTGCTTCGCATAACGGGCGGGCCTTTCGCAGGCCACGCGGGCGGTAGAAGTAGCAGTCATGGCCTCATCCTAGCGAGCACGTTGAGGCAAGGGAACACCATTTATTCGAGAATCAGCAGCGACAGCGCCATCACCGCCATGCCCACGATGAGGCCGTAGATGGCGGTGTGGTGGCGTCCGGTGCTCACGGCCGTCGGCAGGAGTTTGTCCAGGGAGACGAAGACCATGATGCCGGCGATCGCGGCGAAGGAGATGCCAAGGGTGGCGTCGCCGAGGATCGGGGCGAGAATTGCGAAGCCGATGAGCGCGCCGGCCGGCTCTGCCAGGCCCGAGAGCGTCGCCAGGCTGAACGCCTTCATGCGGGAGCCGGTCGCCTCCCTCAGCGGCACCGCCACGGCGACACCTTCGGGGATGTTGTGGATGGCGATGGCCACGAGGATCGGCAACGCGATGCCCACGTCCGTGAGGGAGGCGATGAAGGTGGCGAAGCCCTCCGGGAAGTTGTGCAGCGCCAGCGCGACCGCGGTGAGCATGCCGGTTTTCATCATCGCCGAGCGGCGCTGATAGGACGACGCCCCAGAGACCGCGCCCGCCGCGTGCGGGTTGATTTCATTCGGCACGAGGAAGTCGATCACCGCGATGAGCACGATGCCGGCGAAGAACGCGCCGTAGGCCAGCCAGCCGCCGGCCCCACC
Encoded proteins:
- a CDS encoding DUF2218 domain-containing protein, whose translation is MTATSTARVACERPARYAKQLASHFAKKIETRFDPEEGRGHLSFSREQVRGEVEMIVGDGVLLLQIDTDDDYLEKVESVVGRHLVRFGTRDRLEVRWARPGGVEGLYFPPVEDENPDPEA
- a CDS encoding transposase, with product MLSDAQWEMVEELLPRRTGRKGRPFSDPRQMLEAILYCLRAGIARCDLPACFGSWQTVYTWHNRMAKDGHLGRDLSATS
- the zupT gene encoding zinc transporter ZupT, which translates into the protein MTFDYDLPTILLAFGLTLLAGLSTGIGGAIGVAHRRPGPGFLAAALGFSAGVMVLVSFVEILPKATEHLGESFGGAGGWLAYGAFFAGIVLIAVIDFLVPNEINPHAAGAVSGASSYQRRSAMMKTGMLTAVALALHNFPEGFATFIASLTDVGIALPILVAIAIHNIPEGVAVAVPLREATGSRMKAFSLATLSGLAEPAGALIGFAILAPILGDATLGISFAAIAGIMVFVSLDKLLPTAVSTGRHHTAIYGLIVGMAVMALSLLILE